The following are encoded together in the Bubalus kerabau isolate K-KA32 ecotype Philippines breed swamp buffalo chromosome 3, PCC_UOA_SB_1v2, whole genome shotgun sequence genome:
- the LOC129647360 gene encoding uromodulin-like yields MTTLETTVSGTNIPGAQEGVTTAAPSTLTTSSTISTESERHHNTIMQTPSSPMESAPSAGTTKSSARTGVGQVSPRHTGSSSPGAEICALDEYLADSGGCTCNNSYYVHSELSRALVALRCQPQKIEVVLSSCFLKTRHWILGKGAFSGCSSVSKSEEGRRAQVFTVEKKEGSCGLHLSINKSHALYSLEVQLLKSHPDAANKTDIMMLSLSCTYALVVNVTHPNPVVSFTYITIHILGTGDTIVILGIYTDPQCLSPLENRPAPLHKPLYVVLRATSSDPNRFALVVNEVFASTSISRSGAVKATHYFVKESCPVSKRLLEGPRANGASLEVKLAFNPFRLLPSDALYLHSRVTLCDKQAGRPCLPTCRKNSLPGRNRAWEISTREGRESGSGWLVFGPIRLSGNWIIWGPPWLLFHISPLTCSEMPTLSPLPTILFPQFQSVSSSLTPLLWRESSASSPRSLAGPRRPLQGPVSSAPPRSETSRSAEATAESGDWLMRREIRPFPAPRAACKGGTPARPYF; encoded by the exons ATGACCACCCTGGAGACAACTGTTTCTGGAACAAACATACCTGGGGCTCAGGAAGGGGTAACTACAGCTGCACCCTCCACCCTAACAACATCCTCCACGATAAGCACGGAGTCCGAAAGACATCACAATACCATCATGCAAACACCTTCCTCTCCAATGGAATCAGCCCCCAGTGCTG GGACAACAAAATCCTCTGCCAGGACTGGAGTCGGTCAAGTGTCCCCCAGACACACCGGGAGCAGCAGTCCTGGAGCAGAAATCTGTGCTTTGGATGAGTACCTAGCTGACAGTGGAGGTTGTACGTGCAATAACAGCTACTATGTCCACTCAG AACTATCCAGGGCATTGGTGGCTCTGCGCTGCCAGCCCCAGAAAATTGAGGTGGTCCTGAGCAGCTGCTTCCTGAAGACGCGCCACTGGATCCTGGGGAAAGGCGCCTTTTCAGGATGCTCCAGCGTCAGCAAGTCAGAGGAGGGTCGCAGAGCCCAGGTCTTCACCGTGGAGAAGAAAGAGGGTTCTTGTGGACTCCATCTCTCT ATCAACAAGAGCCATGCCCTTTATTCTCTGGAGGTGCAGCTTCTGAAATCTCACCCTGATGCTGCCAATAAAACTGACATCATGATGCTCAGCCTCAGCTGCACGTACGCTCTGGTGGTGAATGTCACTCACCCCAACCCAGTAGTCTCTTTCAC ATATATCACCATCCATATTTTGGGCACTGGGGACACCATCGTCATCCTGGGCATCTACACAGACCCCCAGTGCTTGTCTCCACTTGAGAACAGACCAGCTCCCCTTCACAAGCCTCTCTACGTAGTCCTCAGAGCGACAAGCAGTGACCCAAATAGATTTGCCCTGGTGGTCAATGAGGTCTTCGCCAGCACCAGCATCTCCAGGAGTGGTGCTGTTAAGGCCACCCACTACTTTGTGAAGGAAAG CTGCCCGGTCAGCAAGCGGCTGCTGGAGGGCCCGCGGGCCAACGGGGCCTCCCTGGAGGTGAAACTGGCCTTCAACCCGTTCCGCCTCTTGCCCAGCGATGCACTCTACCTGCACAGCCGAGTGACCCTGTGTGACAAGCAGGCAGGACGCCCGTGTCTACCG ACCTGTAGAAAGAACAGTCTACCTGGGAGGAATCGAGCCTGGGAGATCTCAACCCGGGAGGGCCGGGAGAGTGGCAGTGGCTGGCTGGTGTTCGGGCCCATTCGATTAAGTGGTAACTGGATCATTTGGGGGCCTCCTTGGCTCCTCTTCCATATTTCCCCACTGACCTGTTCTGAGATGCCAACCCTTTCACCTCTTCCTACCATACTCTTCCCTCAATTCCAGTCTGTGTCCTCCTCCTTGACCCCTTTGCTCTGGAGAG AGTCCAGTGCCTCCAGCcccaggagtctggcag GCCCAAGAAGGCCACTTCAGGGCCCGGTGAGCAGCGCTCCGCCCAGAAGCGAGACCAGCAGAAGCGCTGAGGCGACGGCAGAGAGCGGCGACTGGCTCATGCGCAGAGAGATCCGTCCGTTCCCCGCGCCGAGGGCGGCGTGCAAGGGCGGGACGCCCGCGCGGCCCTACTTCTGA